AGTTTTGGATGATGTAACTAAAATTTACCGTAACTCAGAGTTCTTGTTAGCGGATAAGCCTTGCGAAGATAAACTAAATGTTTCGGCTCCTAGCCTGCTCTCCACAGAGAGTTACATTTGTTTTTAACAGTTTCATGTGTCCTAGGCTCTACTCCCCTGTCAGCTGGTTCTTATTTGttattttgggtttgttttgttttttaattccttGCATTCATTTTTTCAGGTCTGTTCTCAAACATTTGGCTGTGGCGAGCTGTTGCTGGAGTCCTTACTGCTGCTGTCATTCTGATTTCCTGTATCCAGTTTGGTAAGTaaggaattttaaaagaagataTAATTAGCAGTAGAAATTACCAGGGTTTGGGGTTCCATACTGAGAgagtgctgaggccctggcacaggttgcccagagaagctgtggctgccccatccctgaagtgtccaaggccaggctggatggggcttggaacaacctgatCTGATGGaatctgtccctgcccatggcagggggtggaacaaaaTAATCTTTGAAATCACTCTCAACCCAAGCCACTCTGTGAtcctgtgtgattctgtgatttctgtttGAAATTGTGGGCCgctgcaggaacagctccaCATGATTCAGTGGGACTAGGGAGGGCTCAGTTTAGTCTTAGTTTACTTTTGGTATCAAGTTTGTCACATCACTGTTGGTCTTAATCCAAGTTCAAGAAAACAAATAACAACAGGAAGATTGTCCTACCAATCTGCAGTCCTTCAAAAATGCCACTAtaataaacaaaattattaatttgaCTGTGAGGAAGCAATGCATGCAAAAACTGGAGTTGTTGGAATTTTTAAGCTGTAGAAGAGTCCTTGGGTGACACTTTATGATCACCTTCTCAGCTACCTCTACCAACCTGTCCCTGACCATCCTTTTAAGGATATGTCAAGAGGCAGAAGGGTGCAGGATCCAGAATATATCATTAGTTTACGATAATTATTACAGCTGAGCAGAGGTAACAATGCTGTGGCTAGACTGGGATTATTTTAGATGATGCAGTCAGAAAGTAAAAcctttcccagctggaaaaaCGGAGTAGATTGGTTTTTGTCTTTTCCCAGTAAAGCCTTCTCTGGCCAAAACGTTTCCAGTGTGTCCTCCCCTGGAGCTGTGTCCATCAGGCTGGCTGTACTTCCAGAGGAAGTGTTACTTCCTCTCAGAGAGTGAGGCTGCCTGGAACTCCAGCCAGAGCCAGTGCTCCTCCCACAACGCTTCCCTGCTGGTCATCGAGAATCACCAGGAGCTGGTAAGGGAACCACAGGGGGATCCTGTTGTCCCCCAGTTCTCTTCCAGGGAACTGCTTCTGCATCCTCCTGAGCTGAACAGTTAGGAAGCTGATGTAAGACCACAATGAGTCACAGCTTGCAGAAGACTTCATGCCTCTTCTCCCTGAAAACAGGAAACGTGAGTTTGAGCAGTTAATGGTTTAGAAAACCTCTGATACTTCTCTGAATTAAATTTGGTGCTGCTCACAGCTATAAATTGTCATATTGAGGGCATCTATCAGGGTAAACACTGTTGCATCTCATTTATCTTAAATTAAACAATTGTTTTCTCATATTGAGATGGTTAGCTGAAGTGCAGCTTGgagcattttttttctatattataCTACAGTATTAGGAAACATTCCACCCTGAACAAAGGCCTAGGAGAATATATTCTTTTGTGTCTGTTCCAGACCTTGATAGCAGACCTTGATATTTTAGAATAGCCTCTCTCTAGGTCAGTCAACCTATCCCAGTCACCAGTCTCTGTATATTTAGGTTTTAATATTGTTTCTTCATCAGGAAAGGCTAGattgttgctttgcttttgcCCTGGATCAAAGACTTTGTATTTTGATAGCTGGACTGAACATGCAGAACTTCTTTTCTCATGTGGGTTTATTCCTACAGAGGTTTATGATGAAGATAACAAAGCAAGACCCATGGATTGGACTCTATAAAAGAAATGAAGAGTTCTTTTGGGTAAATGGAGAAGCATTGGACAATGAACTGTAAGTTGATGTGGAGGGGTTTTGATGGTGATATTTGATTATAGGGGagtaagaaaaataatacagaTCTAGTGACTCGTAGGAAATGTCTGTTATTATGTTGAAAGGATGGAGAGGGTATGGAATGCAATGAAGATTTCAGATGGCATTGTTAAAACTGTGGCAGATGAAAGCCAGGGGATGAGTTTGTAATGTTGAGAAGCGACACGAGGCAGGCTGATGGTAACAGACATTAGAGAAAGGGAAACCAAGAGACACAAAAgcagggggaggaagggaattgggggaggaagggaagattCCTCCCCCAACGAATTCCTCATCATAGAATATATTTTACAACAATACAAACCTGCATGTGAGCTGTGTGAAGTTAATAGCAAAGGGATTTGGGAGACTGCTAAgacatgttttcatttttatagaATGTTCCTCAGAAAGAGGCTGCTGGAGGGGAAGGAAGATGGGAATTTATGTTgcatgagctgctctgtggccaGGGCCCTGTGTTCTGTGCCAGCAGTGTCAGGTGTGGGGCACTTTGTTCCTCTCCCTGGCAGCTGTCCCATCTCCTCAGAGGCCACTGCAGctcatcctggagcagctgctggcaggagttAGCACAATTACCATTGATAGGCATAAGCAAGGAGATTTCACAAGTCTGAAATTACCTTAAAAAGTGGAAAATTTAAGTACTTTTAAGTCTGTGACACTACTGGTGATGTGTGACTATGTTCACTTCATCCCCAAGCCCTGAAGGCTTGATCTGACAAAGGCATTTAATGTGAGATGTGAGGAACACGTGGGCACCTCAAGTTGAAAACTGCAGTCCTTCACACTCTTTTATCCCCTGTCTGCAGTACAAACATCCACTGATGCTTTCATTTTCAGTGAGATTCTTCCCATTCTTGGACTTCTGCCTCACTGCTTGCCTCAAACTGCCCCTCCTGAAGGGGAGGGCAAACACCTTGATATCTAAGCTCAGGTGTCACTACACTGGTGAGGATTTGTCCCTTGGCTTTTCCAGAGACCATTCCAGTTTGCTTGGTCTATCCATAGAACTGTATAGCCCTTTGTTTGAAAACAGAGTTGCTGACAGGTCCTCACCTCTTATGTAGGGACACCTACAGTGTGGAAACTGAGATTTGCTTCTTGTTTCCCCCCACCCCCTTAAGCACAGTGCCTGTTGGGTTCTTAGGAAGGGAGAAATTAGAGATGCATTTCCTTCACAGCTTCTGCTGGAACCTTTGAGCTGGATAGGAGGATGTGGAGGTGCAAGGTAGTGGAGCTCGTCTTGATGGCACAGCATCCCTGAGAAAGGCAAACCTGAGTTTCAGTCTCTGCTCTAAGGGTGTGTTTCACATTAAGTGACCACTAAACAAGATGCAGGAGTACTACAAGTCCTGGATTTTGTATTCTGGGCACGAGATACCATTAAGAAAAGACAACCTCCATGGTGTTCCCTTCAAGGCACAAAACATCATCCTCCTCTGGTGCCTTGCCTGAGATAAATCACACTTTATTCAAAAAGAATTCAAAGAGAACCTGAGATGCCCATAGCTGCCTTTGCTCTACTGCAATATTTGATTGTGGGTGTCCAAGTAATCCTGTCTTCCCTTCTCCGTGACAGGTTTGAAGTAAAAggctctggcagctgtgcctatCTGGAGTCCAAAGGAGTCTCAGCCTCAGGATGTTCTTTAACCAGGAAATGGGTCTGTAGCTTGAATATCAACTCAGCAAGATAAAGGTGGACAAAGCCACCACCCCTGACACTCAGAGCTCTGATATGATGCCTACACAGGCTATGCCTACGCTTTGGGACCTGGGAATGTGTCCCAGCTCCTACCCAGAGGTGAATGACTTTTCTGGTAGCCAGAATTCTCCACCCATGGAGGAAAGCTTTAAAGATACCATTTTAAAGGCTCTCTTCAGCATCTTGATAAGTCATTTCCTTGCCCCATTTTTCCAGCTACTGCCCAGCTGTAGTTTCTTTTTGCTGTGCCATCAATATTTCCTCCATTTACTCTTCTCTTGTAGGAGCAGCtgctctttctttccctttttgggtgtgcagttggaggtttttgttctgcttttccttttgccaggctctgtgtgcatgGGTGGTGGAGTGGGCCTGTCTGGAGGGCTGCCAGTGCCTCGTGGATACAGGGCAATGCAGAAGTGAACACTGTTGTTTTAGACAGGATCACAGCAAATTCCTCTCTCCATTTGATGGGATGTACCTTGCATTGTATTCCACGTTTTGTGAATGTTATGTTACATTAATTTTGTTAAATCCTGGTGATAACACTGTCAAGCTGATTTATGTAGCTGCACTGCACCTGAAGTTATCCTCACAACACTTTCTTTAGCCAAAGAAAGGCCACAATAGATAAGAATATCTATTTACCTGAGCATCTGCACTGATGGGGGGGAGAAGAGTTAGAACTGGAGGGGTGATAGTGAAGCTACAGGCATTAATGTGTAAATGTAGGAATAGTCCTCAGTGCAAGGAGGCAAAATcaggagaaggaaatgagaGAATTAGCAGCAAGGGATATTTCTCTGTGTCTCCCTTATGCCCTGTGCTTGTCATGGTGTGAGGCTTCTGAGCAAGGGGACATTTCCAGGTGGACAGTCAGTGTTTCCTGGTGTAGGTGActttttcagcagcagcctccagtgCTCTTGGAATCCTGGGAGCCTGAACAGGATTAGGGCACAATCCCTCTGATTGTCTGAGTCCCACACATATCTATCACGTTGTCCAAAGGTTAAAAGTGTCATTTGACCCAGAGGAAGCGAATTTGCCTGGAAGGAATATAACTATGAAGTTTCcagagaaggaagaatgggaagTTCACCTTCATTATTTTCTGTGATAGAAGGACTTGACTGTAGCAGGACCATACACATGGATACTGTCAGCAGCTTGTGCCTTTCAGatgtttatttaaatataatcaCTAATTTTGCTGGATTACACTTTTCTTAATTGCTTGTATGCTTTATAGGCACAGTAACAGGACTCTACAGTATAAAAAGCCTaattatctatttattttttatgttggGGGGAAGGTGTTATTCTGCAATGTTTTTACATTCACCTGATTCTGAAGGATATGGTATGTGCAAAGGATATGGTGAAGGATATGGTATGTGAAGGATATGGTAGTCCTGAAAAGATACTTAATAAATATCTTTACAGAGCCCCTGAATTACAGTGGTTTGTATCTTAATATTGGAataataaaagtatttttcatcTCAGGCAccattttggtgaaaaaaaaatctggagcAAAGTAAAATATTAATGTTTTGAACATGAAAAAATCTTTAATCATAATGTTGGGGCTGACATGAAGCAGAATATTTGATCCAAAAAAGaatgcttttccctttttaacaCCTCATAATGAGTCACACTTTTAACAAAAGGTTAAAAAGTGAAAGCTCTTCTGGAATCTGACTCCTCAGGGATGCAATGAACTTCTTCAGTGATGTTAAGAAAAGAAGAGTGAAGCTGCAAACTCTGCCAACTTGCTTTACTCAGAGTGGAGTTTGATGAAGTACTTCAATGgtcatttcttttttcttttaaataagtGACTGCTTAAATTGTAGGTAAGAACTTCAGTAAGGCCCTGCAAAAACTTGTTAAATTACATGAATAATAGCAAGAAGGCCCAAATCGTAGATGTTTTATGGATATTGTTAAATCCTTAACACCACAACTAATTTGAGAGAAGCCAGCATGCaggggtttgtttttcttgttaaatTCAGCATGAATCAAGATAGATCTGCTAGAAAACCAGCAATTGTCAACTCCACTGCATGGAGGAGGGTGTGCTGTGAGTACCCTGAAGTGAAAATTTCTCAGCAGTCAGAAATTCTCTCTCTATAAAGGATGTATTATATAGGTATAGATGATGATCTTACTCATTTCAGagtgtttccttttctttgcttctctgtctAGAATGAACAAACCAATCCTCTTCCCCTCACGTGCTGTGCTgagtttgggggatttttgttcTTTGCTCTTACATAACAGCAGTTTCTCATGGGTCTtgagctgctgatgctgcatTCTTCGTGACAAATCTGTGCTGGGATTTTGTTGTTATTTGAAGGGAAGTCCCTGAGGGTACAGTTCACTTTTAAATCTGCAGCCCTAAAGTGCTGGATATTAACCCTCCCTAGGCATGCACATGTATCAAAAAACATCTCTGCTAAACTGCAGCTGCCTTTATTTGTGTGCATCACAGCAAAGATGAGGTAAAGGCTCACCATCTCAAAAGCCATGTTAGACTTGTTTCTCTTTTTCGTCGCTGTAAGGACTTAAATTCCAGTTGGTGCTGTTTTTGTTAGAGTAGCACCTTCAATTCATgacatttcttcatttttgtcAAACATGGGAATCTAATAAAGGCACTAGGTCAGACTGCTCTTAGCATTTTTGTGTTCTAGACCCAGAAATAGCATTTATTCATGACACTTTAGTGCCTAAGTAATGCATTTACTGAGTGCACTCCCAGGTATTTATTTCAGCAGTCTTTGGCACCTCACCTTACCATAACTGTGGAATTTACAATGTAAATTGGAATTTACAGTGTAAAGGGACAAAACATAGGTGGAGAGGAAGGTTATCAACTTTATTTCCTTGCACTGCAATGTTGTTTTGCAGCCCAAGCCCCTTCCCTAGTTAATCCCTTCAGATTCCAAGGCTCAGCAGCAGAAGAGGATGGGAGCAATCAGCACATTAACCAGTGTTACAAGTCACTTCATGCCTGATCTGCTGTCCACACCCAGTAGCTGTGCAGCAGCTTTGAATAAGACACTGTccaataaatgcatttttcccAGCCCTCAGGTGGCTTCTGTGAGTCACAATTAGACcccaaggaaaaaaccccaaggccACGAACTTCAACAAACACTAAAATCCTGAAACCCAAAAAAGAAGtcctcagctcagcagctgcctgcaggcaggggTGGCAGCAGAGGGCCCAGCACACCTTTCATCCCCACAGGGACCACAATTCCTGCACATCACACTGTTTATGTGCACGGTGCTCCTCCCCATGAGTATCTCTCCTCCTCTGACCCTtcctgaggcagctgctgccaaaatCTGTCTGTGTGAAGGCTCAGCACCCAGAATCCTTGTGGGCCAGCTTGCAGCCCTGTTGCAGGACCTGTCTTCTGCCTTCTtagggagcacagcacagcaaagtGCAAGTTTCCCTGCAGGTCTGATGAAAATCATTTACATCACAAGTTGGTTTGTCTGTAAAATGGGTCTTCTGATGAGAAGCTCTGCCTGCTGTCTGGAAATGTGGCTCAGAGCACCAGCAAAGTTGCATTCTTCTTACAGATCCACTCCTTTAAGGTCTGGCAGTTATCTGCCTGGATCaggtttttccttctgtaaacAGCACAGTTCTTGTCAGCCTCATTGCTTTTTAGAGCAGTCCTGCCGAGAGACCAAAAGGAATGCAATGAGTTGCTGTGTTTAAATTCAGCACTGCTTTAAAATCCTGGTAGTGCTCTGGGTGAGAGGGGTGGATGATGCCTACTTGACCACCCCCTTGaagcacagcagctgtgcagagaTGGGTTGGGCACCCCCAGCAGGGACTGCTGGCTTCTGAGGGATGGATGCTTGGCATTATTAGTGTTACAACGATAAGGATCCTCCCCATGCAGCCACAGTGCTGAAGAAAGCTGCAGAGATCCCAGCCAGTGCTATGTGGTGACAGGTATCACCTtcagcagaggcagggcagcTCATGGTCTGCAAAGTGACAGAGTTTGTTGGCAGGGATTTCAGCAGAAGTGTGTAATTATGTCACTGCATTAATAAATATATGAGCTGTGGCTGTGGTTAGTCCTGGAAGCAGAAATCAGTTTCCC
This Agelaius phoeniceus isolate bAgePho1 chromosome 5, bAgePho1.hap1, whole genome shotgun sequence DNA region includes the following protein-coding sequences:
- the LOC129119766 gene encoding C-type lectin domain family 2 member L-like isoform X1 is translated as MGSGAERCGSAGRGTKGLFSNIWLWRAVAGVLTAAVILISCIQFVKPSLAKTFPVCPPLELCPSGWLYFQRKCYFLSESEAAWNSSQSQCSSHNASLLVIENHQELRFMMKITKQDPWIGLYKRNEEFFWVNGEALDNELFEVKGSGSCAYLESKGVSASGCSLTRKWVCSLNINSAR
- the LOC129119766 gene encoding early activation antigen CD69-like isoform X2, producing MGSGAERCGSAGRGTKGLFSNIWLWRAVAGVLTAAVILISCIQFVKPSLAKTFPVCPPLELCPSGWLYFQRKCYFLSESEAAWNSSQSQCSSHNASLLVIENHQELRFMMKITKQDPWIGLYKRNEEFFWVNGEALDNELLGPRPDLLLFGGSALEQLG